A single window of Chitinophaga sp. XS-30 DNA harbors:
- a CDS encoding alkaline phosphatase family protein: protein MKKKIFLYCAILLLSIPVFAQKAKYVVLVSVDGFRPDFYLDPSWPAPNMQQMLQNGVYAQGVRGVFPTVTYPSHTTLITGVMPGKHGIVYNTPFEPGGQTGRWYMEAKEIKAETLWDVLHKAGLASAAVSWPVSTGAPITYNLPETWSSATPGDRRGATSEHATPKGLFEEVQEFATGKLEANDLSLKYNGMNENLARMTAYIIKKYKPRLTAVHLPCTDGAQHAEGREGKGVRIAVASADHAIGTILEALDKAGIRDSTAVIITGDHGFVDTHTGISPNVWLQQAGLTGKTADRGNWKATFLSSGGAAFLHLKDPKDKQTLQQVRNILAALPPAQQALFRILDRSELDKAGANPEAALALTGKQGIRFNNSADGPVFSAAPGGAHGYFSDFDEIRTGFIGSGAGFSKHGVYPEIGLEDIAPLVAELLGVRLEQADGVVYPGMFVSERK, encoded by the coding sequence ATGAAAAAAAAGATCTTTCTATACTGCGCCATACTCCTTCTGTCCATACCTGTATTTGCGCAGAAAGCAAAATACGTGGTACTGGTGAGCGTAGACGGGTTTCGCCCGGATTTCTACCTGGACCCTTCCTGGCCAGCCCCCAACATGCAGCAGATGCTGCAGAATGGCGTGTATGCCCAGGGGGTGAGAGGCGTTTTCCCTACGGTCACCTATCCTTCACATACCACATTGATCACCGGCGTGATGCCGGGGAAGCACGGCATCGTGTACAATACCCCCTTTGAGCCGGGCGGCCAGACAGGCCGCTGGTATATGGAAGCAAAGGAAATCAAGGCGGAGACCCTGTGGGACGTTCTGCATAAAGCCGGTCTTGCTTCCGCGGCCGTATCCTGGCCGGTATCCACCGGAGCGCCGATCACCTACAACCTCCCGGAAACCTGGTCGTCCGCCACGCCCGGCGACCGGAGAGGCGCTACCAGTGAACATGCTACACCAAAAGGACTGTTTGAGGAAGTACAGGAATTTGCCACGGGTAAACTCGAAGCCAACGACCTCAGCCTGAAATATAACGGCATGAATGAGAACCTTGCGAGGATGACCGCGTACATCATCAAAAAATACAAGCCACGCCTGACGGCCGTACACCTTCCCTGTACCGATGGCGCCCAGCATGCAGAAGGAAGGGAAGGCAAGGGCGTAAGGATCGCCGTAGCATCTGCAGACCATGCCATTGGCACCATACTGGAAGCACTGGACAAAGCAGGCATCAGGGACAGCACTGCAGTGATCATTACCGGCGATCATGGTTTTGTTGACACCCATACGGGCATCTCCCCGAACGTATGGCTGCAGCAGGCGGGACTGACCGGCAAGACAGCGGACCGCGGCAACTGGAAAGCCACTTTTCTTTCCTCCGGCGGTGCGGCTTTTCTGCATCTGAAAGATCCGAAGGATAAACAGACATTGCAGCAGGTCAGGAACATCCTGGCCGCGCTTCCCCCGGCGCAACAGGCGCTTTTCCGGATACTGGACCGCAGTGAGCTGGACAAAGCGGGTGCAAACCCGGAAGCAGCGTTGGCGCTCACGGGGAAACAGGGCATCCGTTTCAATAATTCAGCGGACGGACCTGTATTCAGCGCCGCGCCCGGCGGAGCACATGGCTATTTCTCCGACTTCGACGAAATCCGCACCGGATTCATCGGCAGCGGGGCAGGCTTCAGCAAACACGGCGTGTACCCGGAGATCGGGCTGGAAGATATTGCGCCGCTTGTGGCGGAATTGCTGGGGGTTCGGCTGGAACAGGCTGATGGGGTGGTGTACCCGGGGATGTTTGTTTCGGAGAGGAAGTAA
- a CDS encoding M48 family metallopeptidase, whose amino-acid sequence MKIYLLLTTLLTLGIWKAISSREVPAAKKRTFIYCAPSFDPDIWKNGDAPLLKGLGNLHYKITTGSDSAQKFFDQGLALTYGFNHGEAFRSFRTALKHDSTCAMAYWGIAMVLGPNYNVPLNPSSLADINEAIGNAVKYSAGTTPKEKALIHTMTVRFPQEEVEDIAPYYEAYAQALKEAHLQYPEDMDIASIYADALMNLHPWDLWMKDGTPQPWTPEILAVIESILQKAPSHPGAMHYYIHATEASKHAEVALPYADKLRTAMPAAGHLVHMPSHTYIRTGQYHKGVVANEKASQADSTYIAQCRAEGFYPLVLYPHNIHFLAACAFLEGSGQKALDAARMVSRKADRKYLAELAGVQHFYIIPLYVMVHLGRWDEILQEPHPGEPLLYPSAIWHYARGMAYAAKGDLQAAGTEMKALQKIAAKDELKELSVWDMNTVEDLVNIAAYNLEGEIAGHKGDYATAVDRFSKAIAIEDQLTYTEPPDWFFSVRLSLGHWLVKAGKFAEAETVFRNDLETFKENGWALKGLFNSLKGQGKDAEARAVNARFKKAWQWADMKIESSRKY is encoded by the coding sequence ATGAAAATTTATCTATTACTGACCACTTTGCTGACACTGGGCATCTGGAAGGCCATCTCTTCCAGGGAAGTGCCGGCGGCGAAGAAAAGGACCTTTATTTACTGTGCCCCGTCTTTTGATCCGGATATCTGGAAGAACGGTGATGCCCCTTTGCTGAAAGGGCTGGGCAACCTGCATTACAAGATCACTACGGGTTCAGACAGTGCGCAAAAGTTCTTTGACCAGGGGCTGGCGCTGACCTATGGTTTCAACCACGGCGAGGCATTCCGGTCTTTCCGGACCGCCCTGAAACATGATTCCACCTGCGCTATGGCATATTGGGGAATAGCGATGGTGCTTGGCCCGAATTACAATGTTCCACTAAACCCCTCCAGCCTGGCGGACATCAACGAAGCGATCGGCAACGCCGTCAAATACTCCGCCGGCACAACCCCGAAGGAAAAAGCGCTCATTCATACCATGACCGTCCGTTTCCCGCAGGAAGAAGTGGAAGATATCGCCCCATACTACGAGGCTTATGCACAGGCGCTGAAAGAAGCGCACCTGCAATATCCGGAAGACATGGATATTGCTTCCATCTATGCAGATGCATTGATGAACCTCCATCCCTGGGACCTCTGGATGAAGGACGGCACCCCTCAACCCTGGACCCCGGAGATACTGGCAGTGATCGAAAGTATCCTGCAGAAAGCGCCATCGCACCCCGGAGCAATGCATTACTACATCCATGCCACGGAAGCATCGAAGCATGCCGAAGTAGCATTGCCGTACGCTGATAAACTGCGAACGGCGATGCCCGCCGCAGGGCACCTGGTGCATATGCCTTCCCACACCTACATCCGTACCGGGCAATATCACAAAGGTGTGGTGGCGAATGAAAAGGCGTCGCAGGCAGACAGCACCTATATTGCGCAGTGCCGCGCGGAAGGGTTCTATCCCCTGGTGCTTTATCCGCATAACATCCATTTCCTCGCCGCCTGTGCATTCCTGGAAGGCAGCGGCCAGAAGGCGCTGGATGCCGCCAGAATGGTGTCCCGCAAAGCCGACAGGAAATACCTCGCGGAGCTTGCCGGTGTACAACATTTCTATATCATCCCTTTGTATGTGATGGTACACCTGGGCCGCTGGGATGAAATATTGCAGGAGCCGCATCCCGGAGAGCCGCTGCTGTATCCCTCCGCCATCTGGCACTATGCCCGGGGAATGGCATACGCCGCCAAAGGCGATCTGCAGGCTGCCGGCACAGAAATGAAAGCGCTGCAAAAGATCGCTGCGAAAGATGAACTGAAAGAACTGTCTGTCTGGGACATGAATACCGTGGAAGACCTCGTGAATATTGCTGCTTACAACCTCGAAGGAGAGATAGCAGGGCACAAGGGCGATTACGCAACGGCAGTGGACCGCTTTTCAAAAGCGATCGCTATAGAAGACCAGCTGACCTATACAGAGCCGCCGGACTGGTTTTTCTCCGTCCGCCTCTCGCTGGGCCACTGGCTTGTGAAAGCAGGGAAATTCGCGGAAGCGGAAACCGTATTCCGGAACGACCTGGAAACGTTCAAAGAGAACGGGTGGGCGCTGAAAGGATTGTTCAACAGTCTGAAAGGGCAGGGGAAAGATGCTGAGGCCAGGGCCGTTAACGCCCGGTTTAAAAAAGCCTGGCAATGGGCCGACATGAAAATAGAAAGTTCACGAAAATATTGA
- a CDS encoding alpha/beta fold hydrolase has protein sequence MQNRDFLLLAIGLVSCHFSLGQATVGAGQAGGQPPVIAPVVKTISLPAGVDIQYAEQGAASGTPVIFLHGYTDSWYSYEQVMRHLPPSVHVFSLSQRGHGLSSRPINGYAPADFSADLAAFMDQLQIPSAIIAGHSMGSLIAQRFAIDHPERTKGLVLAGAIACFRNNPGLLEFCEIVKQLKDPVDSTFVLEFQKSTLARELDQAELDRYVSESRKVPARVWIEAIKGMMPADYLHELKKADLPTLIVYGGKDVIIPMSDQEELATAIRNVKFITYPDAGHGVHWEEPERFAEDLLAFIETLNTQLK, from the coding sequence ATGCAAAATCGTGATTTTCTGCTGCTGGCCATTGGCCTGGTCAGCTGCCATTTTTCTCTGGGTCAGGCTACGGTCGGGGCCGGACAGGCCGGCGGGCAGCCGCCCGTGATAGCGCCGGTTGTCAAAACCATCAGCCTTCCTGCGGGAGTGGATATACAATATGCGGAACAGGGCGCAGCCTCGGGAACGCCGGTGATCTTTCTGCACGGGTACACAGATTCCTGGTACTCCTATGAGCAGGTCATGCGCCATCTCCCGCCGTCAGTACACGTTTTTTCACTCTCCCAGCGTGGCCACGGCCTGTCCTCCCGTCCCATTAACGGATATGCTCCGGCGGATTTCTCGGCGGACCTGGCTGCTTTCATGGACCAGTTGCAAATTCCTTCCGCCATCATTGCCGGGCATTCGATGGGGTCGCTCATCGCGCAACGTTTCGCGATCGATCATCCTGAAAGAACAAAAGGACTGGTACTGGCCGGGGCCATCGCCTGCTTCAGGAACAATCCGGGCCTGCTGGAGTTTTGCGAGATCGTCAAACAACTGAAAGACCCAGTTGATTCGACATTCGTCCTGGAATTCCAGAAAAGCACACTGGCCAGGGAACTGGATCAGGCCGAGCTGGACCGTTACGTTTCCGAAAGCAGGAAAGTACCCGCAAGGGTATGGATCGAAGCCATAAAAGGAATGATGCCTGCAGATTATCTGCACGAGCTGAAAAAAGCAGATTTGCCTACCCTCATCGTTTATGGCGGCAAAGACGTGATCATTCCGATGAGCGACCAGGAAGAGCTGGCAACCGCCATCAGGAATGTGAAATTCATCACTTACCCCGATGCGGGCCACGGTGTCCACTGGGAAGAACCGGAACGCTTTGCGGAAGATCTGCTTGCCTTTATAGAAACGCTGAACACCCAGCTTAAATAA
- a CDS encoding response regulator transcription factor: MSLRIAIFDDNKNIRESIALLLSTAPEFEVAGSFSHVLDCVEDVRECRPDIILMDIEMPGMTGIEAVVKIKREFPQIQILMQTVFEDDDRVFDSICGGASGYILKSFLHTRLLDSIRELQHGGSPMSPSIARKVLGKMQTVAAHIRPEVKTDYQLTPREKEVLAALVNGLSYKMIAAELSISYETVRSHVKKIYEKLHVASLTEVVAKAIHNRIV, from the coding sequence ATGAGCCTGCGGATCGCCATATTCGATGACAACAAGAATATCCGGGAAAGCATCGCCCTGCTGCTTTCCACCGCCCCCGAATTTGAAGTCGCGGGCTCCTTTTCACATGTGCTGGATTGTGTGGAGGACGTGCGGGAATGCCGCCCCGATATCATTCTGATGGACATCGAAATGCCGGGCATGACGGGTATAGAGGCCGTTGTGAAAATAAAAAGAGAATTCCCGCAGATACAGATACTCATGCAAACTGTTTTTGAAGATGATGACCGGGTATTCGATTCGATCTGTGGCGGCGCTTCCGGTTATATCCTCAAAAGCTTCCTGCATACCCGGCTCCTGGATTCCATCCGGGAATTACAACATGGCGGCTCCCCCATGAGCCCCTCCATCGCCCGTAAAGTGCTGGGCAAAATGCAGACCGTGGCCGCTCATATACGCCCGGAAGTAAAAACTGATTACCAGCTCACTCCCCGCGAAAAAGAAGTGCTGGCGGCATTGGTGAACGGCCTGAGCTACAAGATGATCGCCGCGGAGCTGTCCATCAGCTATGAAACCGTACGCTCCCATGTAAAAAAGATTTACGAAAAATTGCATGTGGCTTCTCTCACCGAAGTAGTGGCAAAAGCCATTCATAACCGCATTGTATAA
- a CDS encoding sensor histidine kinase yields the protein MLSRSLTILCFFFCAFLRAQEPQLVFSRLSVQNGLSHNKVNCILQDKRGFIWIGTEDGLNRFDGKYFTLFRNDPRDTSTLSGNIITALLEDEEGVLWIATADAGLTRYDYRLPAARQFRQYRHIPKDTSSIPVNIINAMVQDHAGYLWLATGGQRVLRFDKRTGRFTSPVPRGTRYALALTIDDRDTLWVGRQGGGILKVSTRDLGYRMDDRYNDLYAGLPHAAVSSLFKDKRGNIWFGSWDKVLYHVDAEQRREQAYAAPADEILAFAEDTAGRIWMGGKSSGLTIFDTRGNTYSHFRYDPAREGTIADNRINCIYQGRDGLVWLGTNRGVSICHPGRQPFTQQFLDPDGKELKIYDLRSVNGDLWAGTSDGLYVRKPGSSSFRHVPLIYKGQRLAVSKIFRDDDGIVYLGTSFSLFRCDPRDFSLTLLPGTEKDPVIHNIIDSRITSIIKDEIAGHPALIVVPYGHYIAWYDLVTRRWTSRADSSAGIIRRFNLQDHLIRKLYKTAAGRIWMATGKTGLGEWQKNPHPYLRYHRNDPSARGTLSNNNVYDIAEDARGYLWVSTYGGGLNRFDPSSGTFTHIAASANLLEGLRLDAQQHIWMVSNGLLHKYDPARQRYSVFRLPDIERSGGVSGNIFGDAEGRMYVAGNNYLVAFRPEDIGEDTGYPGVCFTDFRIFNTSFSEYLLEKEIRLPFNRNYFTFVFSAPEFIQRNTSYAYMLEGFDNSWTEAGDRNFASYSNLPGGHYTLKVKASNRKGDWGETYSAIRIHIIPPFWRSWWFFLLCAVAVAAAAYMAYRYRINVLLEKQAIRNKIAQDLHDNVGSTLSSIGVYSEVAQIYLQQHKTADLRSTLEKIRDTCGEMIGELSDTVWTINPRNDHMHTILQRMDSFARPLLTAQGVSFHMHCSAGVQHLNLEMTKRKNFYLIFKEAVNNAHKYAQCRNLWVEVAEIKGAPRMLRLEVKDDGQGFDPQQMGKTSTLSGNGLQNMQRRAAEMQGSCTVTSVPGAGTCLTLTFPIP from the coding sequence ATGCTCAGCAGATCACTGACCATTCTTTGCTTCTTTTTCTGTGCATTTCTCCGTGCGCAGGAGCCGCAGCTGGTATTCTCCCGATTGTCGGTACAGAACGGCCTGTCGCACAACAAAGTGAATTGCATCCTGCAGGACAAAAGAGGATTTATCTGGATAGGTACAGAAGACGGGTTGAACCGATTTGATGGAAAGTACTTTACCCTTTTCAGGAATGATCCGCGGGATACATCTACGCTCTCCGGCAATATTATCACGGCATTGCTGGAAGATGAAGAAGGTGTATTGTGGATCGCAACGGCGGATGCCGGTTTGACGCGGTATGACTACCGTCTTCCTGCCGCCAGGCAATTCCGGCAGTACCGGCATATCCCGAAAGACACCAGCTCCATTCCCGTCAATATCATCAATGCCATGGTGCAGGACCATGCAGGGTATCTCTGGCTGGCCACCGGCGGCCAGCGGGTACTGCGTTTCGATAAGCGTACGGGGCGGTTCACATCTCCCGTACCACGGGGCACCCGCTACGCGCTGGCCCTGACAATTGACGACAGGGATACCCTCTGGGTAGGCCGCCAGGGAGGGGGGATACTGAAAGTCAGTACCCGCGACCTCGGCTACCGGATGGATGACCGGTATAATGACCTCTACGCCGGGCTTCCCCATGCAGCGGTCAGTTCCCTGTTCAAAGACAAACGGGGCAATATCTGGTTCGGCTCCTGGGACAAAGTGCTGTATCATGTTGATGCGGAACAGCGAAGGGAACAAGCTTATGCCGCTCCGGCCGACGAGATACTGGCCTTTGCAGAGGATACCGCCGGCAGGATATGGATGGGCGGGAAAAGCAGCGGACTGACGATCTTCGATACCCGCGGGAATACGTACAGCCATTTCCGTTATGACCCCGCGCGGGAAGGCACTATAGCGGATAACCGGATCAACTGCATCTACCAGGGGCGCGATGGCCTTGTATGGCTGGGGACCAACCGGGGCGTAAGCATCTGCCATCCCGGCAGGCAACCGTTCACACAACAGTTCCTGGACCCTGACGGGAAGGAACTGAAGATATACGACCTCCGGTCTGTGAACGGAGATCTCTGGGCCGGTACAAGCGATGGGCTGTATGTCAGGAAACCTGGCAGCAGCAGCTTCCGGCATGTTCCGCTGATTTATAAAGGGCAACGGCTGGCCGTTTCAAAAATTTTCCGGGATGATGACGGCATCGTCTATCTCGGCACCAGCTTTTCCCTGTTCCGCTGCGATCCCCGGGATTTTTCACTGACCCTGCTGCCCGGCACTGAAAAAGATCCGGTCATTCATAATATCATCGACTCCAGGATCACATCTATCATCAAAGATGAGATAGCGGGGCACCCCGCACTGATCGTTGTGCCATACGGGCATTACATTGCCTGGTACGATCTCGTCACGCGGCGCTGGACCTCGCGGGCAGACTCGTCCGCCGGAATCATCCGCCGTTTTAACCTGCAGGACCACCTGATCCGGAAGCTGTACAAAACCGCCGCCGGCCGCATCTGGATGGCCACCGGAAAAACCGGCCTGGGGGAGTGGCAAAAGAACCCTCATCCGTACCTGCGTTATCACCGCAACGATCCCTCCGCCCGTGGCACCCTCAGCAACAACAACGTGTACGATATCGCGGAAGACGCCCGGGGTTATCTTTGGGTCAGCACTTATGGCGGTGGATTGAACCGCTTCGATCCTTCATCCGGAACATTCACCCATATTGCCGCATCCGCCAATCTGCTGGAAGGCCTCCGGCTGGATGCACAGCAGCATATCTGGATGGTCAGCAACGGCCTTCTCCATAAATATGATCCGGCACGGCAGCGGTATTCCGTTTTCCGCCTGCCGGATATCGAAAGGTCCGGCGGTGTGAGCGGCAATATATTCGGGGATGCGGAGGGACGGATGTATGTGGCCGGGAATAACTATCTCGTAGCCTTCCGGCCGGAAGATATCGGTGAAGATACCGGTTACCCCGGTGTTTGTTTCACGGATTTCCGCATCTTCAATACTTCCTTCAGTGAATACCTGCTGGAAAAGGAGATCAGGCTTCCATTCAACAGGAATTATTTTACGTTCGTTTTTTCCGCGCCGGAGTTCATACAGCGCAATACCAGCTATGCCTACATGCTGGAGGGTTTCGATAACAGCTGGACAGAAGCTGGTGACCGCAATTTTGCCAGCTATTCCAATCTGCCTGGAGGGCACTACACACTGAAGGTGAAGGCCAGCAACAGGAAAGGTGATTGGGGCGAGACGTATTCGGCCATCCGCATACACATCATTCCGCCATTCTGGAGATCATGGTGGTTTTTCCTGCTGTGTGCTGTTGCCGTAGCCGCTGCTGCATATATGGCGTACCGGTACCGGATCAATGTACTGCTGGAGAAGCAGGCCATCCGTAACAAGATTGCGCAGGACCTGCATGATAATGTTGGTTCTACCCTCAGCAGCATAGGAGTGTACAGCGAGGTGGCGCAGATCTATCTGCAGCAGCACAAGACGGCGGACCTCCGCAGTACACTGGAAAAGATCCGTGATACCTGCGGGGAGATGATCGGGGAACTGAGCGATACCGTCTGGACCATCAACCCGCGTAACGACCATATGCACACCATCCTGCAAAGAATGGATTCCTTTGCCCGGCCCTTGCTCACCGCCCAGGGCGTGAGCTTTCACATGCATTGCAGCGCCGGTGTACAGCACCTGAACCTGGAGATGACAAAGAGAAAGAACTTCTATCTCATTTTCAAGGAAGCGGTGAACAATGCCCATAAATACGCGCAATGCCGCAATCTTTGGGTGGAAGTGGCGGAAATAAAGGGAGCGCCCCGCATGCTGCGCCTGGAGGTGAAGGATGATGGGCAGGGCTTTGACCCGCAGCAGATGGGGAAAACCAGTACGCTCTCCGGCAACGGCTTGCAGAACATGCAGCGCAGGGCTGCTGAAATGCAGGGGAGTTGCACGGTCACCAGTGTTCCCGGTGCGGGCACCTGCCTTACATTAACATTCCCTATCCCCTGA
- a CDS encoding discoidin domain-containing protein, translating into MPKTPEGTGPDAASNAADPDLKGINFIAPVQARYFRLDITSRVAGNRVGIGELNVMQ; encoded by the coding sequence TTGCCTAAAACCCCGGAAGGGACTGGTCCGGATGCTGCATCCAACGCAGCAGACCCTGACCTGAAAGGGATCAATTTTATCGCGCCTGTACAGGCCCGGTATTTCCGGCTGGATATCACATCGCGGGTAGCCGGCAACCGGGTAGGGATAGGAGAGTTGAACGTTATGCAATAG
- the hflC gene encoding protease modulator HflC translates to MTRTKLIISGILILIALISISGSVFILDETEQAIVTQFGKPVGKPRVTPGVNFKLPIIQKVKFFDKRYLAWDGDPNQVPTKDKKFIYVDTYARWQITNSLQFFIRLNDERSALSRLDDIIDGETRNAVASNELLDLVRSTNRKPEIGEAFLEQLENLDSISVGRDKIEALILRKINERTSDLGIKILDFRFRRVNYVEEVRKRVYDRMISERNRIAEQFKSEGQGEALKIRGDKERDLAEIQSSAIKEGQVIRGKADAQATAIYAAAYNKSPQARELYSFVKSMETLERSLDSNTSIILTTDSELFRFLKKP, encoded by the coding sequence ATGACACGAACGAAACTAATTATATCAGGTATTCTCATATTGATCGCGTTAATTTCCATTTCCGGTTCCGTATTCATTCTTGATGAAACGGAACAGGCCATCGTTACACAGTTCGGGAAACCTGTAGGGAAACCGCGTGTTACACCCGGTGTGAATTTTAAACTGCCCATCATCCAGAAGGTAAAGTTTTTTGATAAACGCTACCTTGCCTGGGACGGTGATCCGAACCAGGTGCCTACGAAGGATAAGAAATTCATTTATGTGGATACCTATGCAAGATGGCAGATCACCAATTCCCTGCAATTCTTTATCCGGCTTAACGATGAAAGATCGGCCCTGTCACGGCTTGATGATATCATTGATGGCGAAACCCGGAATGCTGTGGCATCAAACGAACTGCTTGATCTGGTGCGGTCCACCAACCGGAAACCGGAAATAGGTGAAGCATTTCTGGAGCAACTGGAGAACCTCGATTCCATTTCTGTGGGCCGGGATAAAATCGAAGCCCTGATCCTGAGAAAAATAAACGAAAGAACATCCGATCTCGGGATCAAGATCCTTGATTTCCGGTTCAGAAGGGTGAACTATGTAGAAGAGGTGAGGAAGCGGGTGTACGACAGAATGATCAGTGAAAGGAACAGGATTGCCGAGCAATTCAAGTCGGAAGGTCAGGGAGAAGCGCTGAAGATCCGGGGCGACAAGGAGCGGGACCTGGCGGAGATCCAGTCTTCTGCCATTAAAGAAGGCCAGGTGATCAGGGGAAAAGCGGATGCGCAGGCTACGGCTATCTATGCTGCCGCCTATAACAAAAGCCCCCAGGCCAGGGAGTTATACAGCTTTGTCAAATCCATGGAAACGCTGGAAAGATCGCTGGACAGCAATACAAGCATCATTTTGACGACCGACAGCGAGCTGTTCAGATTCCTGAAGAAGCCCTGA
- the hflK gene encoding FtsH protease activity modulator HflK: protein MADLEEQIAYYTYLLKKHWKKIVIGVFALVLILTSVRTVGPEEEGVVLNLGQYSRTVSPGLSFIAPFGIEKMFKIPVQRQLKHEFGFRTTGINRSSEYSNADFSIEASMLSGDLNMADVEWVVQYRIVNSFQYLFKVKDPERSLRDMSESAMRKTVGDRTVNEVLTVGRQEVATNTEVLLQELCDEYQNGIRIDQVVLQDVNPPALVKPSFNGVNQAQQERETLINKAESEYNSVIPRARGEARETIQLAEAYALSRVNGATGDASRFDALYTEYIKAPEVTKKRIYLETMERLLPKIGNKVIVDEKGNNVLPLLNLGGKKALVSQ, encoded by the coding sequence ATGGCAGACCTCGAAGAACAAATTGCATATTATACTTATCTATTAAAGAAACACTGGAAAAAAATAGTCATCGGAGTATTTGCACTGGTCCTTATACTCACTTCCGTCCGTACCGTTGGTCCGGAAGAAGAAGGCGTTGTGCTCAATCTCGGGCAATATAGTCGTACCGTCAGTCCGGGACTGAGTTTCATTGCTCCATTCGGTATTGAGAAAATGTTCAAGATTCCAGTGCAAAGGCAGCTGAAACATGAGTTTGGTTTCCGTACCACGGGTATCAACCGTTCCTCTGAGTATTCGAATGCGGACTTCAGTATTGAGGCTTCCATGCTCAGCGGTGATCTCAATATGGCCGATGTGGAATGGGTGGTTCAATACCGGATCGTCAATTCTTTCCAATATCTTTTCAAAGTGAAAGACCCGGAACGCTCGTTGAGAGATATGTCCGAATCAGCCATGCGTAAAACCGTAGGGGACCGTACCGTTAATGAAGTACTGACGGTTGGGCGGCAGGAAGTGGCGACCAATACGGAAGTATTGCTGCAGGAACTATGTGACGAATATCAGAACGGCATCCGTATCGACCAGGTTGTACTGCAGGATGTGAATCCGCCGGCTTTGGTCAAACCATCATTCAACGGCGTAAACCAGGCACAGCAGGAGCGGGAAACGCTGATCAACAAAGCGGAATCTGAATATAACAGCGTGATACCAAGGGCCAGAGGTGAAGCAAGGGAAACGATACAATTGGCCGAAGCTTACGCTTTGAGCAGGGTAAATGGCGCTACCGGCGATGCATCCAGGTTTGATGCCTTGTACACCGAATATATCAAGGCGCCGGAAGTCACCAAAAAGAGGATCTACCTGGAAACGATGGAAAGACTGCTTCCGAAGATCGGGAACAAGGTAATCGTTGACGAAAAGGGGAACAATGTATTGCCATTGCTTAATCTCGGCGGAAAGAAAGCACTCGTATCACAATAA
- a CDS encoding YwbE family protein, with product MNGQYRKDIYPGLEVAIILKKDQRSGKLTYGIVKDLLTSAAYHSRGIKVRLEDGQVGRVAETDVVDPDGE from the coding sequence ATGAATGGCCAGTATAGAAAAGACATTTATCCCGGGCTGGAGGTGGCTATTATCCTGAAAAAAGATCAGCGAAGCGGCAAATTGACGTACGGCATCGTGAAAGATCTCCTGACCTCAGCGGCCTATCATTCAAGAGGGATAAAAGTGCGGCTGGAAGACGGACAGGTAGGCCGTGTTGCGGAGACCGATGTTGTTGATCCGGATGGTGAATAG